Below is a genomic region from Candidatus Delongbacteria bacterium.
TCTCTAATTTGATTATCGATATCTTTTACTTCATTATCCAATTCCGTAATTTTATCCCCAATATCACCCGTTTCTTTAATCGCTTCATCGGCATTTTCACCTTTTGATTTTAAAATTCCAATCATTTTTGAAGCTTTATTTCTTTGAGCTTTAAGTTCTTCAACTACACCAAGAATGTCTCTTCTTTTTTGATCAAGATTAAGAAGTCCGTCAATGTCGATAGAAGTTTTTTTTGCTTCCATACCCTTTTTAACAATTTCCGGATTCTCTCTGATATATTTGATATCTAGCATTGTTCTCTCCAATATTTATTGATTTTTGAATTTAGTAATCCTATTCGCTATAGTCAAATTCTATTTGAATTAAATGGTTCAAATTTTAGGTACACAATCTTAGATCATCTTATTAAACAATGTTTAATTTATTCTTTTATTATCAGAAATTCAGATAATAAAAAAGAGGAGTAAAACTCCTCTTAACGTACCCGAAGGGATTCGAACCCCTAACCGCTTGGTTCGTAGCCAAGTACTCTATCCAGTTGAGCTACGGGTACTTATGTTAAACGGAAGAGAAGGGATTCGAACCCTTGTTTCCTTGCGGAAACACGCTTTCCAGGCGTGCGCCTTAAACCACTCGGCCACTCTCCCATAACAGGCTGTAAAGATAAACTTGAAGAAGTTAAAAGTCAACTACATTTGTTTTAGTTATTTTAGTTTTTTTATCTATTATCTAATTCATGGCATTACTTTTTTGAAAAAGAAACAGAAATGAAACATAGAAGTTGGGATTTTCTAAATAATAACCAATCCATACGTAGTATCAAAATATTAGTATTTCCAATGTTTTATAACAAAGTTAAAATACTTTAGTTGTAATCAATAAAAACACGCAGAGTTTCATTAATATAATTAGTACCAGGACAGTATTACAATAACAAATAGAACTTAACAAAATAAAAATGGATTTTCTTTTATTACAAATTCAGTTCATACAACTTAACTTCCAATACTTTTAAAAATTTTTCCTTTAGTTCATCCTTTCTATGTATTGGAGCTTCGAAATTCAAGCTTCTTATTCCGTAAATCTCCCCAACATTTTGAATCATATTATTCTTTTTGCATTCACACCAATTTGCGTAAACATTTAAATAAGATTCTTTTAGTATAAATCTATTCTTCTCATACCACCTGTTAGATGGAGTATCATCCTGTGTCCAGGCTTCCAATCTTTTTAAACCTAGGATTTTACATCTGTGAATAGCTTCTTGAAATAATTTCGTCGCTACCAATTTCCCTTGATAATCAGGGAGTACACCTAAATTCCAGATAACTCCCCCTCGATCACCTTCCAAATAGCATACATCCTTTGGGTCTTGTTCATATTCAATTTCAAGGAATCCAATAATATCTCCATCTTTTACAGCAATAAGATCAATCATCTCATTTGAATATTTTGGTTTTTCGTGGATTATATCATCATAGTATGAACTATGGTAAAAAGATAATAATCTACATTTTAGCCATTCTTTTTCATCCTCTGGAGTGTAATCTCTAATAATCATAATTAAATCTTTTTTAATATTTCATAAATCTAAAACAGATATGAACCAAAACTTATACTGAAGTTTAGGTTTGAATCATAGGGAAGATCATAGTCGTTTTTTAACTTATAAAAAAAGCTTGATAATTCATAATTTACCTCAAGTCTAGTAAAAAAGAAGTCTAAAAAGTTAATTGATAAGCCTGCAGTTGGAA
It encodes:
- a CDS encoding GNAT family N-acetyltransferase, encoding MIIRDYTPEDEKEWLKCRLLSFYHSSYYDDIIHEKPKYSNEMIDLIAVKDGDIIGFLEIEYEQDPKDVCYLEGDRGGVIWNLGVLPDYQGKLVATKLFQEAIHRCKILGLKRLEAWTQDDTPSNRWYEKNRFILKESYLNVYANWCECKKNNMIQNVGEIYGIRSLNFEAPIHRKDELKEKFLKVLEVKLYELNL